The following coding sequences lie in one Dethiosulfovibrio salsuginis genomic window:
- a CDS encoding YbaK/EbsC family protein, giving the protein MPLEKVRSFLQERGYKGDIHHTDGTIFTVEDASKSVGAPPEEILKSLVFLVDGEPTLILMSGVNKVDRKKIASATGKAKSRVKMASPDYVFEAFGFKVGGVPPVGYGSDLPALIDRDLFSFEKVWAAAGTDQDFFSIEPEVLQEYTGGTVVDLKD; this is encoded by the coding sequence ATGCCATTGGAAAAGGTGAGGAGCTTTCTCCAGGAAAGGGGCTACAAGGGTGATATCCATCACACCGACGGAACTATATTTACCGTCGAAGACGCCTCTAAGTCGGTAGGGGCTCCGCCGGAGGAGATACTGAAAAGCCTGGTCTTTCTCGTCGACGGAGAACCTACTCTGATACTTATGTCCGGCGTTAATAAGGTCGACAGAAAGAAGATAGCCTCCGCAACAGGCAAGGCCAAGTCCAGGGTCAAAATGGCTTCTCCTGATTACGTGTTTGAGGCCTTCGGCTTCAAAGTAGGAGGGGTGCCTCCGGTAGGATACGGCTCGGATCTTCCTGCGTTGATCGACAGGGATCTGTTCTCTTTTGAAAAAGTGTGGGCCGCTGCCGGAACGGACCAGGATTTTTTTTCCATCGAGCCTGAGGTCTTGCAGGAATACACAGGAGGCACTGTCGTCGACCTGAAAGACTGA
- a CDS encoding LysR family transcriptional regulator codes for MDFRELETFIAIVEKGSISAAAASLGVSQPAVSKRVARLEKEMGASLFAKGHKHSALTSEGSVFYKAALRILDCRKKTKIQIAEISEDLYGSVTISASSIPGDYILPALLVEFTERHPGVDVKVKVSDSQSALEDLSDRKADLAIVGTDRSLPGFSSIPFMNDELVLVVGKQHPFATRKSVPIDELAGMKLAGRSSGSGTRHVWEKLYKSRCSSSKDIALQFGHALAVVNAVASGAEGGVVSRIAAESNPNVVAVDFDPPLTRPFYMVYGLCESKAVETLVSFMIDKAEHKEG; via the coding sequence ATGGATTTTAGAGAACTTGAGACTTTTATAGCTATCGTGGAAAAAGGCAGTATCTCCGCCGCTGCCGCATCCCTTGGGGTCTCCCAGCCTGCGGTGAGCAAAAGGGTGGCAAGGCTTGAGAAGGAGATGGGAGCGTCCCTTTTTGCCAAAGGTCATAAACACTCAGCCCTGACCTCTGAGGGATCGGTTTTCTACAAGGCCGCCCTTAGAATCCTGGATTGCAGGAAGAAGACAAAAATACAGATAGCCGAGATTTCCGAGGATCTTTACGGATCGGTAACCATAAGCGCAAGCTCCATACCGGGAGATTATATACTCCCCGCCCTCTTGGTGGAATTCACCGAGAGACACCCTGGGGTGGACGTGAAGGTAAAGGTCAGCGATTCCCAGTCAGCCCTGGAGGATCTCTCGGACAGAAAGGCCGATTTAGCTATAGTCGGAACGGACAGATCTCTTCCCGGTTTTTCCAGTATACCCTTTATGAACGATGAGTTGGTCCTCGTAGTAGGCAAGCAGCATCCTTTTGCCACCAGAAAGAGCGTCCCTATAGACGAGTTGGCTGGGATGAAGCTGGCGGGCAGAAGCTCTGGCTCAGGGACCAGACACGTCTGGGAAAAACTTTACAAGAGCCGTTGCTCTTCGTCGAAGGATATCGCCCTTCAGTTTGGTCATGCGCTTGCGGTGGTCAACGCCGTTGCCAGTGGAGCTGAGGGAGGAGTGGTTTCCAGGATAGCTGCGGAGAGCAATCCTAATGTGGTGGCCGTCGATTTCGATCCACCTCTGACGAGGCCTTTTTACATGGTTTACGGCCTCTGTGAATCTAAGGCGGTAGAGACTCTGGTGTCGTTTATGATAGATAAGGCGGAACATAAGGAGGGTTGA
- a CDS encoding asparaginase has translation MPNRNKFALVVAGGEIGMTYSSKKNGHTPELTAEEMLSWLPEGMSENVHLVDWSHQASSHYTIRMTSDLVGILSKLVVDGVQGIVVTCGTDTMEEMAYLTDLTWAYPQPIIFTGTNSPSDVVGSDAIANLQNAMYAATSQGTWGMGVLVCLQDQLLAASEISQGVNYRKNGFLAFDRGPVGEIIRDGITIRRIPKRGKILEGIVPARNVEIIYSSLGGGERLISSLASSNELPDGVVLAAFGNGNVFPAWIPYIKALIKSEVPILLSSRCPYGKVMGMFGFEGAANRLFEIGVMNAGDLTPLKARLKLSVGLGAGLSGQDLQKYILDS, from the coding sequence ATGCCTAACAGGAATAAATTTGCCCTGGTCGTCGCCGGCGGAGAGATCGGTATGACATACTCTTCCAAGAAAAACGGCCACACTCCGGAGCTAACAGCAGAGGAGATGCTTAGCTGGTTGCCCGAGGGAATGTCGGAAAACGTCCATTTAGTCGACTGGAGCCACCAGGCCAGCAGCCACTACACTATAAGAATGACCTCCGACCTCGTTGGGATCCTCTCTAAGCTGGTAGTGGATGGCGTTCAGGGTATAGTTGTGACCTGTGGCACCGACACAATGGAGGAAATGGCCTACCTTACCGACCTGACGTGGGCCTATCCGCAACCAATTATCTTTACCGGAACCAACAGTCCGTCGGACGTTGTAGGATCCGACGCCATCGCGAACCTCCAAAACGCCATGTACGCCGCGACGTCCCAGGGGACCTGGGGCATGGGTGTTTTAGTCTGTCTCCAGGATCAGCTACTGGCGGCGTCGGAGATATCTCAGGGAGTCAACTACCGTAAAAACGGCTTTTTAGCCTTCGACAGAGGACCTGTAGGGGAGATCATAAGGGATGGCATAACCATCAGGAGAATCCCTAAAAGAGGAAAAATACTTGAGGGGATAGTTCCGGCCAGAAACGTGGAGATAATATACTCCTCCCTTGGGGGAGGGGAGAGGCTGATATCATCCCTCGCCTCATCAAATGAACTTCCTGACGGAGTAGTTCTGGCGGCCTTCGGCAACGGTAACGTTTTCCCCGCATGGATCCCTTACATAAAGGCACTGATAAAATCGGAGGTCCCGATTTTATTGAGCTCTAGATGTCCTTACGGCAAGGTTATGGGGATGTTTGGCTTCGAAGGAGCGGCAAATCGGCTGTTTGAGATAGGTGTTATGAACGCTGGGGACCTTACCCCTCTAAAGGCCAGGCTCAAGCTATCCGTAGGGCTAGGAGCGGGGCTTTCCGGACAGGATCTTCAAAAATATATACTGGACAGCTAA
- a CDS encoding sigma factor-like helix-turn-helix DNA-binding protein, whose amino-acid sequence MEDIIEKRVYLARLYDLYGALLTEKQRKAYEMHDLEDLSLSEISQELAITRQGISDQLQRARDRLEELERLLGFASRLDGFERQVRSIESLIDSSPGLSPDFIAVFRTIISGDPRDEGSD is encoded by the coding sequence GTGGAGGATATTATCGAGAAGCGAGTCTACCTGGCGAGACTCTACGACCTCTACGGGGCTCTGCTCACGGAAAAGCAGAGAAAGGCCTATGAAATGCACGATCTTGAGGATCTATCTCTCTCCGAAATATCTCAGGAGCTGGCTATCACCCGTCAGGGAATATCCGATCAATTACAGAGGGCCAGAGACAGACTGGAGGAGCTTGAGCGACTTCTGGGTTTTGCCTCCAGGCTGGACGGTTTTGAGAGGCAGGTTCGATCGATAGAGTCTTTGATCGATTCATCTCCGGGGTTGAGTCCCGATTTTATCGCTGTTTTTCGGACCATTATCTCTGGCGATCCGAGAGACGAAGGGAGTGATTGA
- a CDS encoding MurR/RpiR family transcriptional regulator — protein sequence METQKLQDLLRSHMDHLPTKARRVVEYLLTNMREAAFVSIGDVANRLEVSKAQLVRVARVLGFKGYADLKEALKEAVLEQVNPAARLNRVIHDENDLPIKIHQMEHANLDDTWNQLSQDKIALFCDLVKKVDNIYCTGWGISSMVAESLFSRFREMALNGFLMKRGSMTLIEQARGIKKEDMIIACDLPGYAIQVTESVERAKQNGATVVTITDSPAAPICRFADLSFYVSDNSPTFGSSLIGPIFLVHVLTSILSISLGEQAKEALEDQARCLHDERIYHPVFGLRY from the coding sequence TTGGAGACACAGAAACTACAGGATCTGCTAAGGTCCCATATGGATCATCTGCCTACAAAAGCCAGAAGGGTCGTAGAATATCTTCTGACAAACATGAGGGAGGCGGCCTTCGTCTCCATCGGTGACGTAGCCAATAGGCTGGAGGTTTCCAAAGCCCAGCTGGTAAGGGTCGCCAGAGTTCTAGGTTTTAAAGGTTACGCCGACCTCAAAGAAGCGTTAAAAGAAGCGGTTCTGGAGCAGGTAAACCCCGCCGCCAGGCTTAACAGGGTTATACACGATGAAAACGACCTGCCAATCAAGATACATCAGATGGAACACGCAAATCTGGACGATACGTGGAATCAGCTCTCCCAGGATAAAATAGCGCTGTTCTGCGATCTTGTGAAAAAAGTCGACAATATCTACTGCACCGGATGGGGTATATCATCTATGGTAGCGGAATCCCTTTTTTCCCGTTTCAGAGAAATGGCTCTAAACGGGTTCCTTATGAAAAGAGGCTCCATGACCCTTATCGAGCAGGCTAGGGGAATAAAAAAAGAGGACATGATCATCGCCTGCGATCTACCGGGATACGCCATACAGGTGACCGAATCGGTGGAGAGAGCTAAACAGAACGGGGCCACGGTGGTCACAATAACCGACAGCCCCGCAGCCCCTATATGTAGATTTGCCGATCTATCGTTTTACGTCAGCGATAATAGCCCGACCTTCGGCAGCAGCCTAATAGGGCCTATTTTTCTGGTCCACGTACTGACCTCGATCCTTTCCATAAGCCTTGGAGAACAGGCCAAAGAGGCGCTAGAGGACCAGGCTCGCTGCCTACACGACGAGAGGATATACCATCCGGTATTCGGACTCCGTTACTGA
- a CDS encoding lactate utilization protein has translation MSHPSASDFEGHRRVWRERLGNTVTKALHKRGYRALYVGTKEEALSSVLELISEDQSVAVPGTVTIREIGAMEALSSRGNKVVHHWDPKLTAETKKGRLEEELRCEVFLTSSNAITHDGIMVNIDGTGNRLAGMSWSPGKIIYVIGINKVCHDLDSAMRRVRDVATPINASRLGIDVPCAKIGYHVGCTVPNTVCRATLISEYPTMGRDSTVILVGENLGY, from the coding sequence ATGTCTCATCCATCAGCGTCGGATTTCGAAGGTCACAGAAGAGTCTGGAGAGAGCGCCTTGGAAATACAGTGACAAAGGCACTCCACAAGAGGGGCTACAGAGCCCTCTACGTGGGCACCAAAGAGGAAGCTCTAAGCTCCGTCTTAGAACTCATCTCAGAGGATCAATCTGTAGCCGTTCCCGGAACGGTGACAATCAGAGAGATAGGGGCCATGGAGGCACTATCCTCCAGGGGAAACAAGGTAGTCCATCACTGGGACCCAAAATTGACGGCGGAGACCAAAAAAGGGCGTCTGGAGGAAGAGCTTCGTTGCGAGGTATTCCTGACCAGCTCTAACGCCATAACCCACGATGGAATAATGGTAAACATAGACGGGACAGGAAATCGGCTGGCAGGAATGAGCTGGTCCCCCGGTAAGATAATCTACGTAATAGGGATAAACAAAGTCTGTCACGATCTGGATTCGGCGATGAGAAGGGTTAGAGATGTGGCGACACCTATAAATGCATCCCGGCTTGGAATAGACGTCCCCTGCGCTAAGATAGGCTATCACGTAGGCTGTACCGTACCTAACACCGTATGCAGAGCGACTCTCATCTCCGAATATCCGACCATGGGACGGGACAGCACGGTTATCTTAGTGGGCGAAAACCTCGGATACTAG
- a CDS encoding radical SAM protein, whose protein sequence is MSGKRFAVFLSMKGCKGRCVYCDQKAITGENPPSPEEIKNAIESSDIDFEEICFFGGSFTCLPTKNQRDYLQISKDLSIPARMSTHPMCIDQRALDLLSEFPITMIELGISSLDDETLALCRRGYTGDDGLRAIELIMRNNYDVCAQLMIGLPGQTMESSLMDIKRLAELKGPRDMTLRIYPCLVLENTELYRMMGDGYEPLKIEDTVTWGGELLFNAEKMGFKVQRIGLSETPSLAKAVAGGPHHPALGEMIRGYGMAKKLSCISKEGPWFLPANRISLLTGHGGMGLKEMAKIVGLTIEETKKRIFVRTSVVD, encoded by the coding sequence TTGTCAGGAAAGAGATTCGCCGTTTTTCTCTCCATGAAAGGATGCAAGGGAAGATGTGTCTACTGTGACCAAAAAGCGATAACAGGGGAAAACCCACCTTCCCCGGAGGAGATCAAGAACGCTATTGAATCATCTGATATCGATTTTGAAGAGATATGTTTCTTCGGAGGCAGCTTTACCTGTCTACCGACAAAAAATCAGAGGGACTATCTTCAGATATCCAAGGACCTCTCGATCCCAGCCAGAATGTCCACCCATCCGATGTGTATAGACCAAAGGGCCTTAGACCTATTATCGGAGTTTCCAATAACTATGATAGAGCTTGGAATAAGCTCGTTGGACGACGAAACCCTGGCCTTATGCAGAAGAGGATACACAGGAGATGACGGTTTGAGAGCCATTGAGCTCATAATGAGAAACAACTACGACGTATGCGCTCAACTTATGATAGGTCTTCCAGGGCAGACGATGGAAAGCTCCCTTATGGACATAAAAAGGCTTGCCGAGCTAAAAGGGCCCAGAGATATGACTTTGAGAATCTACCCCTGTTTAGTTCTGGAGAACACCGAGCTTTATCGCATGATGGGTGATGGATACGAACCGCTAAAAATCGAGGACACCGTAACCTGGGGAGGGGAGTTACTTTTCAACGCCGAAAAAATGGGTTTCAAGGTACAGAGAATAGGACTAAGCGAGACCCCCTCTCTGGCAAAGGCTGTAGCCGGAGGTCCTCATCATCCCGCATTAGGGGAGATGATCCGAGGATACGGTATGGCCAAGAAACTTTCCTGTATATCCAAAGAGGGACCGTGGTTTCTTCCGGCAAACAGGATATCATTGCTAACCGGCCACGGCGGCATGGGCCTTAAAGAGATGGCTAAAATAGTAGGTCTGACTATCGAGGAGACCAAAAAAAGAATTTTTGTTCGTACTTCTGTGGTTGACTAA
- the aspS gene encoding aspartate--tRNA ligase, with product METGVFSPSWKRTVMCGLISEGHVGTKITVNGWVRKRRDLGGITFIELWDKSGVIQVVFNPEVCPEPHERARGLRSEFVIAVTGSIRVRPDGTSNDDMATGKWELMVDDFILLSAAAPLPFEIGEVTDGVDENLRLSYRYLDLRRDKMQRNLRIRHEVARYTREFLSDRGFCEVETPILTKSTPEGARDYLVPSRVNPGTFFALPQSPQIFKQLLMISGTDRYFQIAKCFRDEDLRADRQPEFTQVDIEMSFLTEEDIYEMMESYMVGLFKERLEVELETPFKRISYKEAMDRFGSDKPDLRIPFEITDLKDVFCDGGFKPFEELLSKGGYVRGVVLPGGTSLSRRLIEEICERGKALGAPEMAYFQFKDGGVKGPLAKFLSDDKFRQLGTVAGASEGDVLFVMGHGDWNLVCSVLGQIRLEIARAHGHVRDSWEFLWVNEFPLFEWDEEDNRWVAVHHPFTMPMVEDLPFLDSDPGSVRARAYDLVLNGNEVGGGSIRIHDSSVQNKVFKCLAFSEEQAKERFGFLLDALGYGTPPHGGIALGFDRLAMLLTGSQSIREVMAFPKTAKAQSLMCGAPAGVDVKQLDDLFIKALPLPTKS from the coding sequence ATGGAGACAGGCGTTTTTTCTCCTTCTTGGAAAAGGACCGTCATGTGCGGTCTTATCTCCGAAGGACATGTAGGAACTAAAATAACCGTAAACGGATGGGTCAGAAAACGCAGAGATCTAGGTGGTATTACCTTTATAGAGCTCTGGGATAAATCCGGTGTGATTCAGGTCGTTTTCAATCCCGAGGTGTGCCCAGAGCCCCACGAGAGGGCCAGAGGTCTCAGGAGCGAGTTCGTGATCGCCGTTACCGGTTCCATCAGGGTAAGGCCCGATGGCACCTCTAACGACGATATGGCGACAGGTAAGTGGGAGCTTATGGTGGACGACTTTATCCTCCTGTCCGCCGCTGCTCCTCTCCCTTTTGAGATCGGAGAGGTCACCGATGGAGTAGACGAAAATCTCCGTCTGTCTTACCGTTATCTCGACCTACGCAGGGATAAAATGCAGCGGAACCTCAGGATAAGACACGAGGTCGCCAGATACACCAGGGAGTTCCTCAGCGATCGCGGTTTCTGCGAGGTGGAGACCCCTATTCTGACAAAATCCACCCCTGAAGGGGCCAGAGACTATCTGGTTCCCAGCAGGGTAAATCCTGGTACATTTTTTGCCCTGCCTCAGTCTCCCCAGATATTCAAGCAGCTTTTGATGATCAGCGGTACGGACAGGTATTTCCAGATAGCCAAGTGCTTCAGGGACGAGGACCTCAGGGCCGACCGTCAGCCCGAGTTTACCCAGGTGGACATAGAGATGAGTTTCCTGACGGAAGAGGATATCTACGAGATGATGGAGTCCTACATGGTGGGTCTTTTCAAAGAGAGGCTGGAGGTCGAACTGGAAACTCCTTTCAAGAGAATATCCTATAAAGAGGCCATGGACCGCTTCGGCAGCGATAAACCGGACCTCCGCATTCCCTTCGAGATCACCGACCTCAAAGATGTATTCTGTGACGGTGGGTTTAAGCCCTTCGAGGAGTTGCTGTCCAAAGGAGGCTACGTTCGGGGAGTCGTCCTCCCTGGAGGAACCTCTCTTTCCAGGCGATTGATCGAGGAGATCTGCGAGAGAGGCAAGGCCCTTGGAGCTCCTGAAATGGCCTATTTCCAGTTTAAAGACGGAGGCGTTAAAGGGCCTCTCGCTAAGTTCCTATCCGACGATAAGTTCCGTCAGTTAGGGACGGTAGCAGGAGCGTCGGAGGGAGACGTTCTCTTCGTCATGGGACACGGCGATTGGAATCTCGTCTGTTCGGTGTTAGGTCAGATTCGTCTTGAGATAGCTAGAGCCCACGGTCACGTGAGGGATTCCTGGGAGTTTTTATGGGTGAACGAGTTCCCACTTTTTGAGTGGGACGAGGAGGACAACCGTTGGGTCGCTGTTCATCACCCTTTCACCATGCCTATGGTCGAGGATCTTCCCTTTCTGGATTCCGATCCTGGATCGGTCAGGGCGAGGGCCTACGACCTGGTCCTAAACGGAAACGAGGTCGGAGGTGGGTCTATCCGTATCCACGATTCTTCCGTTCAGAACAAGGTCTTTAAGTGTCTCGCTTTCTCCGAGGAGCAGGCCAAGGAAAGGTTTGGTTTTCTGCTGGATGCCCTCGGTTACGGGACCCCTCCCCACGGAGGAATTGCCCTTGGGTTTGACAGGTTAGCAATGCTGTTGACCGGCTCTCAGTCTATCAGGGAGGTTATGGCTTTCCCTAAGACCGCCAAGGCCCAGAGCCTCATGTGTGGTGCCCCTGCTGGAGTGGACGTCAAGCAGCTTGATGACCTTTTTATAAAAGCCCTTCCACTGCCGACCAAATCCTAG
- a CDS encoding PPC domain-containing DNA-binding protein: MQYCGTEELLALHLEDGENLHLSIITACQGINLDSAVVLSGLGMVKSVTFGWYTGAEYVKKTYSDVMELVSLSGDVSFRQDGMYPHLHGVFSTPEHGLIGGHIMEVIAFRNIELFLKPVYTIHFNRRRMDAFEALIPEQRG; encoded by the coding sequence ATGCAGTACTGCGGAACGGAAGAACTTCTGGCGCTACACCTTGAGGATGGAGAGAACCTACACCTATCCATCATCACCGCCTGTCAGGGGATCAATCTAGACTCAGCGGTTGTACTGTCCGGCCTAGGCATGGTTAAATCGGTCACCTTTGGCTGGTACACCGGAGCTGAATACGTTAAGAAGACCTACAGCGATGTGATGGAGCTGGTTTCCCTGTCCGGGGACGTCAGTTTTCGACAGGACGGAATGTACCCCCATCTCCACGGCGTATTCAGCACCCCAGAGCACGGATTGATCGGTGGCCACATTATGGAGGTAATAGCCTTCAGAAACATCGAGCTGTTTTTAAAGCCCGTCTACACGATACACTTTAACCGCCGCAGGATGGACGCATTTGAGGCTCTCATCCCGGAACAAAGGGGCTAG
- the hisS gene encoding histidine--tRNA ligase gives MAESIKAPRGVRDILPEDSWKWGYTLEVTRKIADLFSYREVHLPIFEQTDLFARGIGDTTDVVEKEMYTFTDKGGRSITLRPELTASMVRSYLEHNMSGSRQPVKLWEVGPMFRYERPQKGRYRQFWQLDFEAIGSDSPLVDLEVIMTAIELFSSLGMSNLEVILNSVGCPKCRPVYKEALLGFLKPKMGELCGTCQNRYERNPLRILDCKDDKCKEITEGAPAIFESLCQECRDHFEAVTSGLDSLGVVYHIDKRLVRGLDYYTKTAFEVQSGDLGAQNAVCGGGRYDNLSEAIGGPHVPGVGFAAGLDRIILTMEQQNCSFGKEPSPSVYVVCIDEEARSAAVEVLYRLRREGISADMDYMGRGMKAQLKSAVNGGSLVACILGGDEAARGVVMVKDLEKSQQEEVALEQVASRVAQILR, from the coding sequence ATGGCTGAAAGCATAAAAGCTCCTAGGGGAGTCAGGGACATACTTCCGGAGGATTCGTGGAAATGGGGCTATACCCTGGAGGTTACCCGTAAGATAGCCGATCTCTTTTCCTATCGGGAGGTCCATCTCCCGATCTTCGAACAGACCGACCTGTTCGCCAGAGGTATCGGTGATACCACCGACGTCGTGGAGAAGGAGATGTACACCTTTACCGATAAGGGAGGACGTAGCATTACCCTCCGTCCTGAGCTCACCGCCTCCATGGTCAGGAGCTATCTGGAGCATAATATGTCCGGAAGCCGTCAGCCCGTAAAACTGTGGGAAGTCGGGCCCATGTTCAGATACGAGAGGCCTCAGAAGGGGAGATATCGCCAGTTTTGGCAGCTTGACTTCGAGGCCATAGGCTCCGACAGCCCTTTAGTCGATTTGGAGGTCATAATGACCGCCATCGAGCTTTTTAGCTCTCTCGGTATGTCCAACCTGGAGGTTATACTCAACTCCGTGGGCTGTCCTAAATGTAGACCGGTCTATAAAGAGGCACTTTTAGGCTTTCTTAAACCCAAAATGGGGGAACTTTGCGGTACCTGTCAGAACCGTTACGAGAGAAACCCCTTGAGGATACTGGACTGTAAGGACGATAAGTGCAAGGAGATAACCGAAGGAGCTCCCGCCATATTTGAATCTCTGTGCCAAGAATGTCGCGATCACTTTGAGGCTGTGACCTCTGGCCTGGACTCGCTTGGTGTCGTCTATCACATAGACAAGAGGCTGGTAAGAGGGCTGGACTACTATACTAAGACCGCTTTCGAGGTCCAATCCGGTGACTTAGGTGCCCAGAACGCCGTGTGTGGTGGAGGGCGATACGATAATCTCTCCGAGGCCATAGGTGGCCCTCATGTGCCGGGAGTCGGCTTTGCCGCTGGACTGGACAGAATTATCCTCACCATGGAACAGCAGAACTGCTCCTTCGGAAAAGAGCCCTCTCCGTCGGTTTACGTCGTCTGTATCGACGAAGAGGCCCGAAGTGCGGCGGTAGAGGTGTTGTATCGCCTTAGAAGGGAGGGGATCTCAGCGGACATGGATTATATGGGACGAGGGATGAAGGCCCAACTTAAGTCCGCGGTCAATGGTGGCTCTCTGGTTGCCTGTATTCTCGGAGGAGATGAGGCCGCTAGAGGGGTCGTCATGGTTAAAGATCTGGAAAAATCTCAGCAGGAAGAGGTGGCTCTGGAACAGGTGGCTTCCAGGGTGGCCCAGATCCTGAGGTGA
- a CDS encoding metal-dependent hydrolase, protein MLVRYLGHAAFYVEGEDVRILIDPFLSGNPKASHSARSFERVDYIFVTHGHGDHLGDTVDIAKRTGATVVCNYEVSIYLADQGVTCHPMHIGGSYSFPFGRVKMTPALHGSDIQTDHGMVPGGMAGGFLIEIDGKKLYHAGDTGLTKDMELLREEGVEVAMIPIGGNFTMDVQDGARASDMIRPNHVIPMHYDTFELIKADPEAFASLVGGVVDVVILSPGEERVFPLIEQQSQ, encoded by the coding sequence ATGTTGGTAAGGTATCTTGGACACGCAGCTTTTTACGTCGAGGGAGAGGACGTGAGGATATTGATAGATCCTTTTTTGTCCGGAAACCCAAAGGCGTCCCACAGCGCCCGGTCTTTTGAGAGGGTAGACTATATCTTCGTCACCCATGGACACGGCGATCATTTAGGGGATACCGTCGATATCGCAAAAAGGACCGGAGCTACGGTGGTGTGTAACTACGAGGTGTCTATTTACTTGGCCGATCAAGGCGTAACATGTCATCCCATGCACATCGGAGGCAGTTATTCCTTTCCTTTCGGGCGGGTTAAGATGACCCCAGCTCTCCACGGATCGGATATACAGACCGACCATGGCATGGTTCCGGGCGGTATGGCAGGGGGGTTTCTGATAGAGATAGACGGCAAAAAACTATACCATGCTGGGGACACCGGCCTCACCAAGGACATGGAACTACTCAGGGAAGAGGGTGTCGAGGTTGCCATGATACCTATAGGGGGCAACTTCACCATGGACGTCCAGGACGGTGCCAGAGCCTCCGACATGATAAGGCCAAACCACGTGATACCTATGCATTACGATACCTTCGAGCTTATAAAGGCGGACCCAGAGGCTTTTGCCTCTTTGGTCGGCGGAGTCGTTGACGTGGTGATACTCAGTCCAGGGGAAGAAAGGGTATTCCCCCTGATAGAGCAGCAGTCTCAGTAA